TGTACCTGCACACCGACACCCGGATCGCGGGCGCGGAGCCGTTCTGGCGGTCGGTGGCCCGGGAGGTGCACGACGCCCGGGACGGCGACCCGATCTCGTTCCAGACCGTGCACTTCGAGATCCCGCTGTGAGGGTGCGGGGGCGGGCCTTGGTCCCAGGCCCGCCCCCTGGGCTCACGGGGTGTACTGGAAGACGTAGAGCCCGAAGTCCCGGTCACTGGCCAGGACGTACTTGGTGCCCAGTTCGTCGCGCCAGACCTCGACGCCCCAGAAGTTGTTGCCGCCCTGGTCGATGAACGCGCCGACCTCCTGGATGCCGTTCTTGCCGTACTGCACGACCCGGAAGCCCGCCGCGTAGTACGACAGGTAGGCGATCGAGCTGTTGTCCGGGTCCATCGCGACCTCGTGCACCGACAGGTCACCGAAGCCGCGCGCGTACGCCGGGTCCTGCGACTCGGGGACGGCGTAGGTGTCGACCTGGGTCAACGAGCCCGCGCCGGCCTTGGGGATGTCGGCGGCGAACAGCCGCACGTAACCCCAGCCGTCGAACACCGCCCGGATCGTGGTCGCCTCGCCGCCGGACGCGGGGGACGCGGTGGTGCAGGCGGTCTCGTCGGTCACGCCCGGCACGCCGAGCAGCTTCAGACCGGTGGTCCGGTTGACGAACAGGAACGGGAGGGTGCCGGAGGCGAGCATCCGGACGTAGGACAGGCAGTCCTCGCGGACGGTGTTGAACACGATGCCGGCCGAGTAGCCGGCGGCGGTGATGTTGTCCAGCTTGACCTGGAACGAGCACACACCGCGTTCCACCAGTGCCGTGCCGGAGCCGGCGGGCAGCGGGTCGCACGCCTGGCCGACGAAGGTGACCGGGCCGCTGATGGTGGTGTTCTCGTCCACCGGCGGGGTCGCGGAGGCCGAGACCGCCGTGTACTGCTCACCCGCGTACGGGCCGGAGTCGATCGTCGCGACCACGCGGTAGGGGTTGAAGTCCTCGTCCGTGCCGATCAGGAACTTGTTGTTCGGCGACAGCTCGGACTGGTGCGCGTTGCCCTCGGGCGAGATCTGCTGGCCACGGGCGGCGCGCTCCTCGTCCAGGGCGGCGTAGTCGGTCTCGGCGACGAGGGTGACGTTGCGGGGGTCGGTGACATCGAGCAGGACGTAGCCGCCGTCCCAGTAGTTCATGTTCATGACGTACCGGGAGCCGATCTTGTTCACCATCATGTCGTGGCTGAAGATCGAGGTCAGGTTGGCGGGCGTGGCCTGGTCGACGCCGAACAGCTCGACCAGGTCGAGGGTGTCGTTGACCATCACCGGGTGGTACGGGTCGGTGATGTCCATGATGTCGATGTCGGTCAGCTCCTCGTCGTCGACCAGGACGACGTAGGTCCGCCTGTCCAGGGCGCTGGTCCACATCCGCATGCTGTGCGTCTGGTTCGGGGTGGCGTCCAGGCCGCCAGCGGGGTTGGTGAAGTCGCCGGTGTGGAGGGTGACCGGCTGGGGGTGGGTCGGGTCGGTGACGTTCCACAGCGAGATGCCGCCCGCGTTGGCCGGGGTGGCGCCGGGGCAGGTCTCGTTCTGGTGGGCGAGCAGGTCGCCCTGGAAGTAGGCGTTGTCCACGTGCAGGATCTGGATGCCTTCGCCGACGTAGTTGCCGTCCGTGGTCGGGATGAACGCGTCGGTGACCTCGAACGGGTGAGCCGGGTCGTGCAGGTCGACCACGTGTACGCCGGTGGTCTGGCAGTCCGGTTCCCGGAAGGCGTTGAGGTAGGCGTAGTCGCCGAACGCGGTGACGTCCGCGACGCGGCCGGTCGTGCCTCCGGGGTGGGAGACCCCGGCCTTGCCGACGAGGGTCACGTTCCGGTTCACCGGGGGCAGGTGGCCCGCGGCGCCGCCGTGCTGGTCGTGGTCGACGACGCCCTCGCCGGGGAAGGCCTCCCGGCCGCCCCCGTGGTCGGGGTGGGCGCCGGCCAGGCCGGTGACCGTGGCGCCCAGCACGGCGGTAGCCGCACCCAGTACGCCCATTCTTCTTCTGAAGCCACGCATGTCACGCCTCCGAGCAGGGATGTCCCCCTCGCAGGTGGCACGGTACGACCTGAACGGGTGAAGCACCGGGTGAACTGTGTCGTTAGCCGAGCTACCCGGCCTGCGGCGGGCTTGGCTCCGGGTGACACTCGGTGGACAGGGGGCCGTCTACAAGGGACGGTTCACATTGACACCACAGCGCTCCCACGAGTTCCCGGACCTCATCCGCCCGATGCTGGCGGTCCTCGGCGACCTGCCGCAGGGACCGGGCTGGGCGTTCGAGTTCAAGTGGGACGGCGTGCGGGCGACGACGTACGTCCGGGACGA
This DNA window, taken from Saccharothrix variisporea, encodes the following:
- a CDS encoding PA domain-containing protein; the protein is MGVLGAATAVLGATVTGLAGAHPDHGGGREAFPGEGVVDHDQHGGAAGHLPPVNRNVTLVGKAGVSHPGGTTGRVADVTAFGDYAYLNAFREPDCQTTGVHVVDLHDPAHPFEVTDAFIPTTDGNYVGEGIQILHVDNAYFQGDLLAHQNETCPGATPANAGGISLWNVTDPTHPQPVTLHTGDFTNPAGGLDATPNQTHSMRMWTSALDRRTYVVLVDDEELTDIDIMDITDPYHPVMVNDTLDLVELFGVDQATPANLTSIFSHDMMVNKIGSRYVMNMNYWDGGYVLLDVTDPRNVTLVAETDYAALDEERAARGQQISPEGNAHQSELSPNNKFLIGTDEDFNPYRVVATIDSGPYAGEQYTAVSASATPPVDENTTISGPVTFVGQACDPLPAGSGTALVERGVCSFQVKLDNITAAGYSAGIVFNTVREDCLSYVRMLASGTLPFLFVNRTTGLKLLGVPGVTDETACTTASPASGGEATTIRAVFDGWGYVRLFAADIPKAGAGSLTQVDTYAVPESQDPAYARGFGDLSVHEVAMDPDNSSIAYLSYYAAGFRVVQYGKNGIQEVGAFIDQGGNNFWGVEVWRDELGTKYVLASDRDFGLYVFQYTP